The Candidatus Latescibacter sp. genome contains a region encoding:
- a CDS encoding PTS sugar transporter subunit IIB gives MPIVLARIDDRLIHGQVTEGWGKCMKPDIILVVSDTVASCEWESEICLAALPLTIKGIVVRVKDAAPVINKLNADKMNAYVLFESPRDACEVVKNGAQISAINVGGMHSIKGKREILDYIFVDETDSIHLKALWDAGVKLDFRDLPEHESVDVLELL, from the coding sequence ATGCCGATAGTACTTGCAAGAATCGATGATCGGCTCATTCATGGACAGGTTACCGAAGGTTGGGGCAAGTGCATGAAACCGGATATCATCCTGGTCGTATCCGATACTGTTGCCTCGTGCGAATGGGAAAGCGAAATCTGTCTTGCCGCCCTTCCGTTGACCATAAAAGGAATAGTTGTCAGGGTTAAGGATGCAGCTCCGGTCATAAACAAACTCAACGCGGATAAAATGAATGCTTATGTTCTTTTCGAGTCGCCGCGAGATGCCTGCGAAGTGGTGAAAAACGGCGCACAGATCAGCGCTATTAATGTCGGAGGCATGCATTCCATAAAGGGGAAACGGGAGATACTCGATTATATATTTGTGGATGAAACTGACTCGATACACCTGAAAGCGCTTTGGGATGCCGGAGTCAAACTCGATTTCCGCGACCTCCCGGAACATGAGAGCGTGGATGTGCTGGAACTCTTGTAG
- a CDS encoding thiamine phosphate synthase: MHTMNRDILRLLDANMNRAVEGIRILEETARMLLNDSRITSEIKEIRHSLVSIARSEKMLDRLMLMARDSEHDVLRNGETDSERDRTDVLAIIRANAGRAQEAVRALEEYVKLVYPNLSVQFKLIRFRLYEAEKALAALLQAHTSTSRERLGVYVIIDYERYPEMNISELTGVIADAGAGTVVYRDKISGDRDFIKNAEMMASVCRKSGVSSMMNDRLDIALILEADGVLVGSRDAPVESCRKLSGCGFVTGFSLYHCADSDYVLSDGADYLLTKPVTYHPGDSGSIANIKNLVSRFAAPVVALCGNDPEKCGEIFECGVAGIGYMPEYPAGLREIEKVIGILKKQIERGER, translated from the coding sequence ATGCATACCATGAACCGGGATATCCTGCGGCTTCTCGATGCCAATATGAACAGGGCAGTCGAGGGTATCAGAATCCTTGAAGAAACCGCCCGTATGCTGTTGAATGACAGCCGTATTACCAGCGAAATCAAGGAGATCCGCCATTCATTGGTATCCATAGCCAGGTCGGAAAAAATGCTGGACAGGCTTATGCTCATGGCACGTGATTCAGAACATGATGTGCTCAGGAATGGCGAAACCGACTCCGAGCGAGACCGGACCGATGTCCTTGCAATCATACGGGCGAATGCGGGGCGGGCGCAGGAAGCGGTACGCGCCCTTGAAGAATATGTGAAGCTGGTATACCCGAATCTTTCGGTGCAGTTTAAACTCATCCGCTTTCGCCTCTATGAAGCGGAAAAAGCTCTGGCGGCGCTTCTTCAGGCACACACATCGACCAGCAGGGAAAGGCTTGGCGTCTATGTGATAATCGATTACGAACGGTATCCGGAAATGAATATTTCGGAGCTTACCGGGGTCATAGCCGACGCTGGCGCAGGTACTGTGGTGTACCGTGACAAAATCTCCGGTGACCGCGATTTCATAAAAAATGCTGAAATGATGGCCTCGGTCTGCAGAAAAAGCGGCGTTTCGTCCATGATGAATGACCGCCTGGACATTGCCCTTATCCTTGAAGCGGATGGAGTTCTGGTAGGTTCCCGCGATGCGCCGGTTGAGTCCTGCCGGAAACTATCCGGCTGCGGATTTGTGACCGGTTTTTCACTGTATCACTGCGCCGATAGTGATTACGTACTCTCAGACGGCGCTGATTACCTGCTTACAAAGCCGGTAACTTATCATCCGGGAGATTCCGGGAGCATTGCCAACATAAAAAATCTGGTTTCGCGTTTCGCAGCTCCCGTTGTGGCCCTGTGCGGGAATGATCCTGAAAAATGCGGGGAGATCTTTGAATGCGGCGTTGCAGGCATCGGTTACATGCCGGAGTATCCGGCAGGACTTCGTGAAATTGAAAAAGTGATCGGAATATTAAAAAAACAAATAGAAAGAGGCGAACGCTGA
- a CDS encoding MlaD family protein: MATSLVKLKVGFTTIFALIILFGGVFWIKEYKPGLKTNTMSVLFRDSKGVSVGDPVTLSGVKVGKISRITLNSENLAIVIFSIRKTVQLHSDARFRVYEIGLMGDKALVIDPGKAKEPLDMSRIQTGADTPGFQDLIAKSETVLNQLNTAGAKFNRDVDFVKLSSAFEQTLENVRKTLSAYRIIAEENRKSLSTALKNVDTTSGDIRTFMNSTDARLARAIDSFQVSSDRLSETLTALQPISVTVDTLAAYMKSGNGTLAKLIKTDDLYNELRQTNATLDSFVTDFRRDPGKYTKDMKFKVRLF; this comes from the coding sequence ATGGCAACTTCCCTTGTAAAATTGAAAGTCGGGTTTACTACCATTTTCGCCCTGATCATCCTTTTCGGCGGCGTGTTCTGGATAAAAGAGTATAAACCCGGACTTAAAACGAATACCATGAGCGTCCTTTTCCGCGACAGCAAGGGAGTATCGGTTGGAGACCCGGTCACACTGTCTGGAGTCAAGGTTGGAAAAATCAGCAGGATTACCCTGAATTCTGAAAACCTTGCGATTGTAATTTTCTCCATCAGGAAAACGGTGCAGCTTCATTCCGATGCACGGTTCAGGGTTTACGAGATTGGTCTCATGGGGGATAAGGCCCTGGTGATAGATCCCGGGAAAGCGAAAGAACCGCTTGACATGAGCCGGATTCAAACAGGCGCCGATACTCCCGGCTTCCAGGATCTTATTGCAAAATCGGAAACAGTGTTGAATCAACTAAATACGGCAGGCGCCAAATTCAACCGTGATGTGGATTTCGTAAAACTGTCTTCCGCTTTCGAACAGACTCTGGAGAATGTACGGAAGACCCTCTCCGCATATCGTATAATTGCTGAAGAGAACCGTAAATCACTATCCACTGCTCTGAAGAATGTGGATACCACTTCCGGTGACATACGGACTTTCATGAACTCTACCGATGCAAGGCTGGCAAGGGCTATCGACAGTTTCCAGGTTTCTTCTGACAGGCTGAGCGAAACGCTTACGGCGCTTCAGCCTATCTCTGTAACAGTGGATACGCTCGCCGCATACATGAAATCCGGAAACGGCACCCTAGCCAAACTGATCAAGACCGATGACCTTTACAATGAACTGCGGCAGACGAACGCCACTCTCGATTCATTTGTAACCGATTTCAGGCGCGATCCCGGGAAATACACCAAGGATATGAAATTCAAGGTCAGGTTGTTCTGA
- the dcd gene encoding dCTP deaminase, with product MIKPDSWIRRMAVEHGMIEPFADGEPRQGIISYGLSSYGYDMRISQDFKIFSGEGSIDPKSVSADSFIDKTCEVLEMAPHSSALGRSVEYFRIPRDIITVSFGKSTYARCGVVVNITPFEPEWEGFVTVSIINTNSHPVKIYAGEGIAQVLFLGTDDVCETSYADKKGKYQAQKSITISRVAR from the coding sequence ATGATAAAGCCGGATTCATGGATTCGCCGAATGGCAGTGGAACATGGAATGATAGAGCCTTTTGCCGATGGTGAACCGCGTCAGGGAATCATATCGTACGGCCTATCATCGTATGGTTATGACATGCGTATTTCGCAGGATTTCAAGATTTTCAGCGGGGAAGGTTCGATTGACCCCAAGTCGGTATCCGCCGATTCCTTTATCGATAAAACTTGCGAGGTGCTGGAAATGGCGCCGCATTCTTCGGCGCTCGGCCGCTCTGTGGAATATTTCCGGATACCGAGAGATATCATCACGGTGTCATTCGGCAAATCAACTTACGCACGGTGCGGCGTGGTGGTGAATATCACTCCTTTCGAGCCGGAATGGGAGGGTTTTGTGACCGTCTCGATTATCAACACTAATTCCCATCCGGTAAAAATATACGCAGGGGAGGGAATTGCCCAAGTGTTGTTTCTGGGTACAGATGATGTATGCGAAACATCGTACGCCGATAAAAAAGGTAAATATCAGGCCCAGAAAAGCATCACGATCTCACGGGTGGCGCGGTAG
- the hprK gene encoding HPr(Ser) kinase/phosphatase: MKAITVGSFFNENKERLSLELIGGKGGLHNVIISPELNRPGLALAGFVDLFTYNRAQLLGNTEMLYLETLSKKRRIESFEIICQFDLPCILLTNGLHAPEELIEICDEKKIPLITSLLTTTQFVHLFSYYLEDFFAPSTIMHGTLVDVYGMGLLFVGRPGIGKSEITLDLIERGHRLVADDIVYIIRKSRGIIVGTANEMTRSLIEIRGVGIVDVQKMFGIRATRIQKRIEIEVHLVDWDSSQPITRTGLDENITTILDVDIPRVEVPIYPGKYIAVIVESIALNHLLKTRGFNAALDLAERQIAKIKENERLLRERKKKE, translated from the coding sequence GTGAAAGCCATAACGGTCGGATCGTTTTTCAACGAAAACAAGGAGAGGCTCAGTCTTGAGTTGATTGGGGGCAAAGGCGGCCTCCATAATGTGATCATCTCCCCCGAACTGAACCGTCCCGGCCTGGCGCTCGCCGGTTTTGTCGATCTTTTTACCTATAATCGTGCGCAGCTCCTTGGAAATACGGAAATGTTGTATCTTGAAACGCTGTCTAAAAAACGGCGGATAGAATCATTTGAAATCATCTGCCAGTTCGATCTGCCCTGTATTCTGCTTACCAATGGGTTACATGCGCCTGAAGAACTGATCGAGATCTGTGATGAAAAAAAAATCCCCTTGATCACTTCGTTGTTAACCACGACACAGTTCGTCCACCTGTTCAGTTATTATCTCGAAGATTTTTTTGCCCCTTCCACCATCATGCACGGTACTCTGGTGGATGTATACGGCATGGGGCTGCTTTTTGTGGGACGGCCGGGCATCGGAAAGAGCGAAATCACCCTTGACCTCATTGAAAGAGGCCATCGTCTTGTGGCCGATGATATTGTATATATAATCCGTAAGTCGAGGGGAATCATCGTGGGTACCGCCAATGAGATGACCCGGTCGCTCATCGAAATCCGCGGTGTGGGCATTGTGGATGTGCAGAAGATGTTCGGCATCCGGGCTACCCGGATACAGAAGAGGATTGAAATCGAGGTGCATCTGGTAGACTGGGACTCCAGCCAGCCGATCACCCGTACCGGTCTTGATGAAAACATTACCACCATCCTCGATGTTGACATTCCCCGTGTGGAGGTACCCATCTATCCGGGAAAATATATCGCGGTTATTGTGGAATCCATTGCGTTGAACCATCTCCTGAAAACCCGTGGTTTTAATGCCGCTCTTGACCTGGCCGAGCGTCAGATCGCTAAAATCAAAGAAAACGAAAGGCTTTTGCGGGAGAGAAAAAAGAAAGAATGA
- a CDS encoding HPF/RaiA family ribosome-associated protein, with product MTKKYDFPVSFTCRHEECDEQFKAMAIEQVLKLSKFHNRIEDGNITFDKKKNPLIRAEISLRIPGLVIAATHEDFNQVRALDEVVEKAKVQLQKIRSKVIDHRVVKPPTVPEELPIETEEEKEF from the coding sequence ATGACAAAAAAGTATGACTTCCCCGTTTCTTTCACATGCAGACATGAAGAATGCGATGAACAATTCAAAGCTATGGCCATAGAGCAGGTATTGAAACTTTCCAAGTTTCACAACCGTATCGAGGACGGTAACATCACGTTTGACAAAAAAAAGAATCCTTTGATTCGAGCGGAGATTTCACTCCGCATTCCCGGCCTTGTTATCGCCGCCACCCATGAAGATTTCAACCAGGTGAGAGCGCTGGATGAAGTGGTTGAAAAGGCCAAGGTACAGTTACAGAAGATTCGGAGCAAAGTCATTGACCATCGGGTGGTTAAACCGCCTACGGTTCCGGAAGAGCTGCCGATTGAAACCGAAGAGGAAAAAGAATTTTAG
- a CDS encoding sulfurtransferase TusA family protein — translation MKTDYSLDTVGRFCPVPIIETANKIKEMNAGETLTIISDDPGIKNDMTNWCSLTGNEYLEISEEGDEIRVYVRKKSR, via the coding sequence ATGAAAACTGATTATTCCCTAGATACGGTCGGAAGATTTTGTCCTGTCCCGATTATTGAAACTGCAAACAAAATAAAGGAAATGAATGCAGGGGAGACCCTTACCATCATTTCGGATGACCCCGGCATAAAAAATGATATGACGAACTGGTGCTCACTGACCGGAAATGAGTACCTCGAAATTTCTGAAGAAGGCGATGAGATTAGGGTATATGTGAGAAAAAAAAGCCGCTGA
- a CDS encoding TIM barrel protein, whose product MKETGKLLFGTAGSPVAAKSGDTISGLKLLKELGLDAMELEYVYGAFPGEEKARAVALAAEENGIRLTAHGPYYINLNSNEEKKFEDSRNRILKTARMGSLSGAESITFHAAFYQKSDPEKVFMKVHDVLDDIVRTLRESKVDVDVRPETTGKSSQFGTLDEIVRLSAEVEGIHPCIDWSHLHARTGEYNTSPEFQSVIDSVRRGLGDRELRIFHMHISGIQYGPSGEKKHLDMKESDFNYKDLLHVLKDNGITGIMIAESPHREDDALLLKDYYEKI is encoded by the coding sequence ATGAAAGAAACCGGGAAATTACTATTCGGGACGGCAGGGTCTCCGGTCGCTGCGAAAAGCGGGGACACAATTTCCGGTTTGAAGCTTTTGAAAGAACTTGGCCTGGACGCGATGGAGTTGGAGTATGTGTACGGCGCCTTTCCCGGCGAGGAAAAAGCCCGCGCAGTTGCCCTGGCGGCGGAGGAAAATGGTATACGGCTGACTGCTCACGGGCCCTACTATATAAATCTCAACAGCAATGAAGAGAAAAAGTTTGAGGATTCCAGGAACCGAATTCTAAAAACCGCCCGAATGGGAAGTCTCAGCGGCGCCGAGAGTATTACCTTTCATGCGGCTTTCTATCAGAAGTCCGATCCGGAAAAGGTATTCATGAAGGTTCACGATGTGCTGGATGACATCGTCCGCACACTCCGTGAATCGAAGGTGGATGTGGATGTCAGGCCTGAAACCACCGGAAAATCCTCGCAGTTCGGCACACTAGACGAGATCGTGCGTCTTTCCGCAGAAGTGGAAGGGATTCATCCCTGTATCGACTGGTCGCATCTTCATGCCCGAACGGGGGAATACAATACTTCCCCTGAATTCCAGTCGGTGATTGACAGCGTGCGAAGGGGACTCGGCGACCGGGAACTGAGGATTTTTCATATGCATATTTCCGGAATCCAGTATGGCCCTTCCGGCGAAAAAAAACACCTTGATATGAAGGAATCCGATTTCAATTACAAAGATCTTCTCCATGTTCTCAAAGATAATGGTATTACCGGAATAATGATTGCCGAAAGCCCGCATCGTGAAGATGACGCCTTGCTTTTGAAAGATTACTATGAAAAAATATAG
- a CDS encoding bifunctional oligoribonuclease/PAP phosphatase NrnA, giving the protein MVYFPENTPDWIKIGQLLRQAERIFITTHINPDGDALGSVMALAGLLQKIEKKFRVVIQSTVVEMYRFLDPDGVIESYPDAPPSGNGPNERDLVFLLDLGKYDRAGNVVQYLVHNQAQKIIIDHHPPEAVEADHIVVNPRAEATGSLIYDFICQIEPSAIDKKIALAVLTAIVTDTGYFRYSNTTSVTHSVAASLYEHGARVGEIRKALETGQSFSRQKLLGYALANLRLSSCGRIVYSWITLKMFRDSGARREHTDGIIDQLRIIKNIKVAVLIVQEGVEQYKVSFRTVEPIPANEIASQLGGGGHPRAAGATRSGNLEKVIDSVLKAATSVLNVERNE; this is encoded by the coding sequence ATGGTATATTTTCCAGAAAACACACCGGACTGGATAAAGATAGGACAATTACTACGTCAGGCTGAACGTATTTTTATAACCACGCATATCAATCCGGACGGGGATGCCCTCGGCAGCGTGATGGCCCTGGCCGGATTACTGCAGAAAATAGAAAAAAAATTCCGGGTAGTGATCCAGTCCACCGTAGTGGAGATGTACCGGTTTCTCGATCCCGATGGAGTCATCGAATCATACCCTGATGCGCCGCCCTCCGGCAATGGTCCAAACGAGCGGGACCTCGTTTTTTTACTCGATCTCGGAAAATACGACCGCGCCGGAAATGTTGTGCAGTATCTCGTGCATAACCAGGCGCAAAAGATTATCATTGACCATCATCCTCCCGAAGCGGTGGAAGCAGACCATATCGTCGTGAATCCCCGCGCGGAAGCGACCGGATCACTTATATATGACTTCATCTGCCAGATTGAACCGTCAGCAATAGATAAAAAAATCGCCCTGGCCGTTCTCACCGCGATCGTAACGGATACCGGATATTTCCGGTACAGCAACACTACCTCGGTAACGCACTCTGTCGCGGCATCCCTTTACGAGCACGGAGCGCGGGTCGGAGAGATCAGAAAAGCGCTGGAGACCGGCCAGTCGTTCAGCCGTCAGAAGCTCCTTGGTTACGCCCTGGCCAACCTGCGGCTCAGCTCATGCGGCAGGATTGTGTATTCATGGATAACGCTGAAAATGTTCCGTGATTCAGGCGCCCGCCGTGAACATACGGACGGAATCATCGACCAGCTGCGGATTATCAAGAACATCAAAGTAGCCGTCCTGATTGTACAGGAGGGAGTCGAACAGTACAAGGTGAGCTTTCGCACGGTCGAGCCGATCCCGGCAAATGAGATTGCTTCCCAGCTCGGTGGGGGAGGTCATCCCCGCGCCGCGGGCGCCACTCGTTCGGGGAATCTGGAAAAGGTGATCGATTCGGTGCTGAAAGCGGCGACATCGGTTTTAAATGTGGAAAGGAACGAATGA
- a CDS encoding acyl-CoA dehydratase activase — translation MAVGIGIDIGSVSIKVAVIGGKEDEPAIRELAARPEYFLLDSSAASCESITAVSRYKRFKGQPLDALEELLVPILEIIRDASYRITVTGSGGKLAGARYGVPVINEFTAIVEAVNHFHPQTRTVFEMGGETSKFILLGYNENIGKLVIIDYGTNGDCAAGTGAFMDQQASRLKFRIEDVGDIVAGAEKAAQIAGRCSVFAKSDMIHAQQRGYQPDEVLKGLSNAVSRNFKSVISRSKKVVPPVLFIGGVALNSGMRRSIKEVFELGDDDIVVPETMCWLGALGCAILAQGVSPVEIARIGGKLSYEFPSMDKLSLKDVRLLRENITPFNFPDGAERIPVYLGVDIGSVSTNLAVIDTRGNVIKEIYVPTKARPIEVVGEGLREIEREIGDRIEIKGVGTTGSGRELIGILIGADTINDEITAHKTGALLISRTMLGKEVDTIFEIGGQDSKYISIEDGIVVDFTMNDACAAGTGSFLEEQAEDLGVSIKGEFAELALSSGSPLRLGERCTVFMGRDVNSYMQRGASKEDIIAGLAYSVVYNYLNRVVRGRKIGGTIFFQGGTAYNDSVAAAFAQVTGKEIIVPPFNGVIGAIGEALLAKRKIESTGDPSTFKGFDLSKINYALKEFTCKGCSNFCAIQEFTVDGEKTYWGDKCSDRYRKRKKVSKSPVIDDLYKIRDELLLKTFRENGQSGPVIGIPMTMYTYDQLPFYNVFLSECGFRTVLSDTTNTSIANMGIESVVAEPCHPIIVAHGHVKALFDRGVDYVWLPNIINSETEVMERESYVCVWGSTLPFVAEHSPVFRSHRNRILKPTLHFRDGEKIIRKELAQAVEKFGIPRERSNRAVDMAYEAQSEFRKSLHEEGRKAVEAVKKAGEKAIILVGRAYNVFDRAINLSVAAKLSGIYGINVIPMDFLDVQGIKIDHINKNMFWNYGKKILQTASKLSDEPNFDIIYITNFKCGPDSFIKQYVRDALGRPFLVLQFDGHSNDAGMMTRCEAYLDSKGFLCAWEVKQ, via the coding sequence ATGGCAGTAGGAATTGGCATTGATATTGGTTCAGTAAGCATAAAAGTCGCCGTCATCGGCGGAAAAGAAGATGAACCGGCGATCCGTGAGCTGGCGGCGAGACCTGAATATTTTCTCCTTGACAGCTCAGCAGCATCATGCGAAAGCATCACTGCGGTCTCCCGGTACAAGCGTTTCAAAGGGCAACCCCTCGATGCGCTGGAAGAACTTCTCGTTCCCATATTAGAAATAATCAGAGACGCCTCATATCGAATTACCGTTACCGGTTCCGGCGGGAAGCTGGCCGGCGCACGGTATGGTGTTCCCGTCATCAACGAGTTTACCGCCATTGTCGAAGCGGTCAATCATTTCCATCCCCAGACCCGGACTGTTTTTGAGATGGGCGGGGAAACTTCAAAGTTCATTCTCCTCGGATATAACGAAAATATTGGGAAACTGGTCATTATCGACTACGGAACCAACGGCGACTGCGCCGCGGGAACAGGCGCCTTCATGGACCAGCAGGCGTCGAGGCTTAAATTCCGTATCGAAGATGTGGGGGATATTGTTGCCGGTGCGGAAAAGGCTGCCCAGATAGCCGGAAGATGCTCCGTTTTTGCCAAATCGGACATGATCCATGCCCAGCAGCGCGGCTATCAGCCGGATGAAGTGCTCAAGGGCCTCAGTAATGCCGTCTCCCGTAATTTCAAAAGCGTCATCAGTCGCAGCAAGAAAGTGGTACCGCCGGTCCTCTTTATCGGCGGTGTAGCCTTGAACTCCGGAATGCGGCGTTCTATAAAAGAAGTTTTTGAGCTTGGCGACGATGATATCGTGGTTCCGGAAACCATGTGCTGGCTGGGAGCGCTCGGCTGTGCGATCCTGGCGCAGGGAGTATCGCCGGTGGAAATTGCGCGGATCGGCGGGAAGCTTTCCTATGAATTTCCCTCGATGGATAAGCTCTCGCTCAAGGATGTCAGGCTGCTCAGGGAAAACATCACCCCATTCAACTTTCCCGATGGCGCAGAACGGATTCCGGTGTATCTCGGAGTCGATATCGGTTCGGTGAGCACGAACCTGGCGGTGATCGATACCCGGGGAAATGTGATCAAGGAAATCTACGTTCCCACAAAAGCCCGTCCGATAGAGGTGGTCGGCGAAGGTCTCAGGGAGATCGAGAGGGAAATAGGGGACAGGATAGAGATCAAGGGCGTCGGCACCACCGGCTCCGGCCGGGAACTCATCGGCATTCTCATCGGCGCAGACACCATCAACGACGAGATTACCGCCCATAAAACCGGAGCGCTTCTTATCAGCCGTACTATGCTGGGAAAGGAAGTCGATACCATTTTCGAGATAGGCGGCCAGGACTCCAAGTATATCTCCATCGAAGATGGAATCGTGGTGGATTTCACCATGAATGACGCCTGCGCCGCCGGAACCGGCTCCTTCCTCGAGGAGCAGGCGGAAGACCTCGGCGTAAGTATAAAGGGTGAATTTGCCGAGCTTGCGCTTTCTTCCGGGAGTCCCCTTCGCCTCGGCGAGCGCTGCACCGTTTTTATGGGACGTGATGTCAACTCGTACATGCAGCGCGGCGCATCCAAAGAGGATATTATCGCCGGACTTGCCTATTCGGTGGTTTACAACTATCTGAATCGTGTCGTCCGGGGAAGAAAAATCGGCGGCACCATCTTCTTCCAGGGTGGAACCGCCTATAATGATTCAGTAGCTGCGGCGTTTGCGCAGGTTACCGGGAAGGAAATCATCGTTCCCCCCTTCAACGGTGTAATCGGCGCGATCGGAGAAGCCCTCCTCGCCAAAAGAAAAATAGAGTCCACCGGAGACCCTTCTACTTTCAAAGGCTTTGACCTGTCGAAAATAAACTATGCGCTGAAGGAATTCACCTGCAAAGGATGCAGTAATTTCTGCGCCATCCAGGAATTCACGGTCGACGGCGAGAAAACGTACTGGGGAGACAAGTGTTCCGACCGCTACCGTAAAAGGAAAAAAGTTTCGAAATCGCCGGTCATCGATGATCTGTATAAAATCCGTGATGAACTCCTCCTCAAGACATTCCGCGAGAACGGCCAGTCAGGCCCGGTGATAGGAATACCCATGACCATGTATACCTATGACCAGCTGCCGTTTTACAACGTATTCCTGTCTGAATGCGGGTTTCGCACGGTTCTTTCCGATACAACCAATACATCCATCGCAAACATGGGGATAGAGAGCGTTGTGGCGGAACCATGTCACCCGATCATCGTGGCGCATGGGCACGTGAAAGCCCTTTTCGACCGGGGAGTTGATTATGTATGGCTCCCCAATATCATCAATTCCGAAACGGAGGTGATGGAAAGGGAATCTTATGTCTGCGTATGGGGTTCTACTCTGCCTTTTGTCGCCGAACACAGCCCTGTTTTCCGTTCCCATCGTAACCGGATTCTGAAGCCTACTTTGCATTTCCGTGACGGGGAAAAGATCATCAGGAAGGAACTGGCTCAGGCAGTGGAAAAATTCGGAATACCACGGGAACGATCAAACCGTGCGGTTGATATGGCATATGAGGCCCAGAGTGAATTCAGAAAGAGCCTGCATGAAGAAGGCCGAAAAGCTGTGGAGGCAGTTAAAAAAGCAGGAGAAAAGGCTATCATCCTGGTGGGAAGGGCATACAATGTTTTCGACCGTGCCATAAACCTGTCAGTGGCGGCCAAACTTTCCGGAATTTACGGGATAAATGTCATTCCCATGGACTTCCTCGATGTACAGGGCATCAAAATAGACCATATCAACAAGAATATGTTCTGGAACTACGGGAAAAAAATTCTTCAGACTGCCAGTAAACTTTCGGATGAGCCGAATTTCGATATCATCTATATTACCAATTTCAAATGCGGCCCGGATTCGTTTATCAAACAGTATGTTCGTGATGCACTGGGCAGGCCGTTCCTGGTTCTGCAGTTCGACGGCCATTCCAACGATGCAGGCATGATGACCAGATGCGAAGCTTATCTTGATTCAAAGGGATTTCTGTGTGCCTGGGAGGTAAAACAGTGA